The following proteins are co-located in the Labrys monachus genome:
- a CDS encoding SRPBCC family protein: MLNTIRLHRVLPASPQKIYRAFIEADALAKWLPPNGFTCTVDHLEAKVGGTFRMSFRNFTTGHSHAFGGEYVELVPGERVRYTDRFDDPNLPGEMQVTVALKKVSVGTEINIEQAGVPDLIPPEACYLGWQESLRNLAKLVEPEIHQ, encoded by the coding sequence ATGCTCAACACGATACGTCTTCACCGCGTCCTGCCGGCCAGCCCGCAGAAGATCTACCGCGCCTTCATCGAGGCGGATGCCCTCGCCAAATGGCTCCCGCCCAACGGCTTCACCTGCACCGTCGATCATCTGGAAGCGAAAGTCGGCGGCACCTTCCGGATGTCCTTCCGCAACTTCACCACCGGCCACAGCCACGCCTTCGGCGGCGAATATGTCGAACTCGTTCCGGGCGAGCGCGTGCGCTACACGGACAGGTTCGACGACCCCAATCTGCCCGGCGAAATGCAGGTGACGGTGGCGTTGAAGAAAGTATCGGTCGGCACCGAAATCAATATCGAGCAGGCCGGCGTGCCCGACCTCATCCCGCCCGAGGCCTGCTATCTCGGCTGGCAGGAATCGCTGCGCAACCTCGCCAAGCTGGTCGAGCCCGAGATCCATCAGTAG
- a CDS encoding nucleotidyltransferase domain-containing protein, with protein sequence MNQLESRRAYTRERTIALQSELNSARTLLDGKACVYATGSFGRLEANQNSDLDLFIVGRNKDDSGANSVRLSQLSRLDEICIKADLIESTRKLIIPDFDGDGKYLVHYSSGELINTLGMPEDDANNTLTGRLLLFLESRPLLGEETYNYVIDEVIAAYWRDYEDHKGEFMPAFLANDILRLWRTFCVNYEARTERKPDEKKIKGKIKNYKLKHSRMLTCYSALLYLLAIYKRENTVSPKDASEMTRLTPSERLEWLLVQRDLSEASGEVRSLINQYNKFLGDTDFDEDTLKEKFMNPEQSKRYMKESYRFGDLMFEALSKIGRGNRFFRLLTV encoded by the coding sequence ATGAATCAGCTAGAAAGCCGACGCGCCTATACTAGGGAGCGCACGATTGCGCTTCAATCAGAGCTGAACTCTGCCCGGACGTTGCTGGATGGGAAAGCATGCGTCTATGCTACTGGTTCATTCGGCCGCCTCGAAGCGAATCAGAATAGTGATCTAGATCTCTTCATCGTAGGTAGAAATAAGGACGATTCTGGAGCGAACTCCGTGAGGTTAAGTCAGCTTAGTAGGCTGGACGAGATTTGCATAAAGGCCGATCTAATAGAATCTACAAGAAAACTTATAATACCTGATTTTGACGGAGACGGAAAATACCTTGTACATTATTCTTCGGGTGAACTGATAAATACCTTAGGAATGCCGGAAGATGACGCAAATAACACTCTAACCGGCCGACTTCTTCTATTTTTGGAGAGTCGCCCCCTACTCGGCGAGGAGACTTATAATTACGTTATTGACGAAGTGATTGCGGCATATTGGCGCGACTATGAAGATCATAAGGGCGAGTTTATGCCAGCCTTTTTAGCAAACGATATACTGCGACTCTGGCGCACCTTTTGCGTCAATTACGAGGCTAGAACAGAACGAAAACCCGACGAGAAGAAAATTAAAGGAAAAATAAAGAATTACAAGCTCAAGCACAGCAGAATGCTTACATGTTATTCGGCCCTCTTATATCTTCTTGCTATATATAAGAGGGAAAACACTGTTTCTCCAAAGGACGCCTCGGAGATGACTCGTCTAACGCCGTCGGAGCGCTTGGAGTGGCTGCTTGTACAGCGGGATCTAAGCGAGGCTAGCGGTGAAGTTAGATCTTTAATAAACCAATATAATAAATTTCTAGGGGATACCGACTTCGACGAAGACACCCTTAAAGAGAAATTCATGAACCCCGAACAAAGCAAAAGATATATGAAAGAGTCGTATAGGTTCGGAGATTTAATGTTTGAGGCTCTCTCCAAAATAGGAAGAGGAAATAGATTTTTTAGACTTCTTACTGTTTAA
- a CDS encoding GNAT family N-acetyltransferase, whose amino-acid sequence MPKAMPKYTTPKGFLAMMDPRGWGERFQGNIVPLAPRRLKPALRLRRAENSGLPMTLGRIGSLEVRLARTAKDVKKAQKLRYQVFYEEMAAVPNALSLFSKRDRDEYDTLCDHLLVIDHDAPPKSFGKPAPRVVGTYRLLRQEIAERHGGFYSASEFAIEPLISAHPGRRFLELGRSCVLAPYRNKRTVELLWHGIWTYVLHHRIDVMLGCASLEGTDPSRLALPLAFLHHHATAAGEWSVKAVPERYVSMNRIGKEGIDAKAALHGLPPLIKGYLRLGACFGDGAVVDHQFGTTDVLVILPVEKISERYVGHFGPGAERHAA is encoded by the coding sequence ATGCCGAAGGCAATGCCGAAATACACGACGCCGAAGGGCTTTCTCGCGATGATGGATCCGCGCGGGTGGGGCGAGCGGTTCCAGGGCAACATCGTGCCGCTGGCGCCGCGTCGGCTGAAGCCGGCGCTGCGGCTGCGCCGTGCCGAGAATAGCGGGTTGCCGATGACGCTCGGCCGCATCGGGTCCCTCGAGGTCCGCCTCGCCCGGACTGCCAAGGACGTCAAGAAGGCGCAGAAGCTGCGCTACCAGGTGTTCTACGAGGAGATGGCGGCGGTGCCGAACGCGCTCTCGCTGTTCTCCAAGCGCGACCGCGACGAATATGACACGCTGTGCGACCACCTCCTGGTCATCGACCACGATGCGCCGCCCAAATCCTTCGGCAAGCCGGCGCCCCGCGTCGTCGGCACCTACCGGCTCCTGCGCCAGGAAATCGCCGAACGCCATGGCGGCTTCTATTCGGCAAGCGAATTCGCCATCGAGCCACTGATATCGGCCCATCCCGGCCGCCGCTTCCTCGAGCTCGGCCGCTCCTGCGTGCTGGCGCCCTATCGCAACAAGCGCACGGTGGAGCTGCTCTGGCACGGCATCTGGACCTATGTCCTGCATCACCGCATCGACGTCATGCTCGGCTGCGCCAGCCTGGAGGGCACCGATCCGAGCCGCCTCGCTTTGCCGCTCGCCTTCCTGCACCACCACGCCACCGCCGCCGGCGAATGGAGCGTCAAGGCGGTGCCGGAGCGCTATGTCTCCATGAACCGCATCGGCAAGGAGGGCATCGACGCGAAGGCGGCGCTGCACGGCCTGCCGCCGCTGATCAAGGGCTATCTGCGCCTGGGCGCCTGCTTCGGCGACGGCGCGGTGGTCGACCACCAGTTCGGCACCACCGACGTCCTGGTCATCCTGCCGGTCGAGAAGATCAGCGAACGCTATGTCGGCCATTTCGGCCCCGGGGCCGAGCGCCACGCGGCCTGA
- a CDS encoding YifB family Mg chelatase-like AAA ATPase, whose product MVSRVSTVAFEGVEARQVDVQVQIMAGSVVFMIVGLPDKAVSEARERVRSALVASGLALPAKRITVNLAPADLPKEGSHFDLPIALGVMAAIGAIPHDALEGYCVLGELALDGTITPVAGVLPAAVAANAKGLGLICPAASGPEAAWAAADMEILAPRSLIQLANHFKGTQLLSRPQPRIAAAPTNLPDLNDIKGQETAKRALEVAAAGSHNLLMIGPAGSGKSMLAARLPSILPPLAPRELLEVSMIHSVAGHLAGGELTNRRPFRAPHHSASMAALIGGGAHARPGEVSLSHHGVLFLDEMPEFAPQTLDALRQPLETGEAVIARANARVSYPARVQLVAAMNPCRCGKANDPGFSCRRGPVERCAADYQARISGPLLDRIDIVIEVPAVSAADLILPPPAEGSAEVAARVAAARARASARYQALGLAEASTNAGVPVSVVEQVARPDAVATKLLRDAADAMRLSARGFHRVLRVARTLADLDGEDAVGRIHVAEALSYRARTDRATVIQSA is encoded by the coding sequence ATGGTTTCGCGTGTCTCGACGGTGGCGTTCGAAGGGGTCGAGGCGCGGCAGGTCGACGTGCAGGTGCAGATCATGGCCGGCTCCGTCGTCTTCATGATCGTCGGCCTGCCCGACAAGGCGGTGTCGGAAGCGCGCGAGCGCGTGCGCTCGGCCCTGGTCGCCTCCGGCCTGGCGCTGCCGGCCAAGCGCATCACCGTCAACCTGGCGCCGGCCGACCTGCCCAAGGAAGGCAGCCATTTCGACCTGCCAATCGCCCTCGGCGTGATGGCGGCCATCGGCGCCATCCCGCACGACGCGCTGGAGGGCTATTGCGTGCTGGGCGAGCTGGCGCTCGACGGCACCATCACGCCGGTGGCCGGCGTGCTTCCCGCCGCCGTCGCCGCCAATGCCAAGGGCCTCGGCCTGATCTGCCCGGCCGCGTCGGGGCCGGAAGCGGCCTGGGCCGCGGCGGACATGGAGATCCTGGCGCCGCGCTCGCTGATCCAGCTCGCCAATCATTTCAAGGGCACGCAGCTGCTCTCGCGGCCGCAGCCGCGCATCGCCGCCGCGCCGACCAACCTGCCTGATCTCAACGACATCAAGGGCCAGGAGACCGCCAAGCGCGCCCTCGAAGTGGCGGCGGCCGGATCGCACAACCTCCTGATGATCGGGCCGGCCGGCTCCGGCAAGTCGATGCTGGCGGCGCGGCTGCCCTCGATCCTGCCGCCGCTCGCCCCGCGCGAGCTGCTCGAAGTCTCGATGATCCATTCGGTGGCGGGCCACCTGGCCGGCGGCGAGCTGACCAATCGCCGCCCGTTCCGCGCCCCGCATCATTCGGCCTCGATGGCGGCGCTGATCGGCGGCGGCGCGCATGCCCGGCCCGGCGAGGTCTCGCTGTCGCATCACGGCGTGCTCTTCCTCGATGAGATGCCGGAATTCGCGCCGCAGACGCTCGACGCCCTGCGCCAGCCGCTGGAGACCGGCGAGGCCGTGATCGCGCGGGCCAATGCGCGCGTCTCCTATCCGGCGCGGGTGCAGCTCGTCGCGGCGATGAACCCGTGCCGTTGCGGCAAGGCCAACGATCCCGGCTTCTCCTGCCGGCGCGGCCCGGTGGAACGCTGCGCCGCCGACTATCAGGCGCGGATCTCGGGGCCGCTGCTCGACCGCATCGACATCGTCATCGAGGTGCCCGCCGTCTCCGCCGCCGACCTGATCCTGCCGCCGCCGGCCGAAGGCTCCGCCGAGGTGGCGGCCCGCGTCGCCGCCGCGCGCGCCCGGGCGTCGGCGCGCTACCAGGCGCTCGGCCTCGCCGAGGCCTCGACCAATGCCGGCGTGCCGGTCAGCGTCGTCGAGCAGGTCGCCAGGCCCGACGCGGTGGCGACCAAGCTCCTGCGCGACGCCGCCGACGCCATGCGCCTCTCCGCCCGCGGCTTCCACCGCGTCCTGCGCGTCGCCCGCACCCTGGCCGACCTCGACGGCGAGGACGCCGTCGGCCGCATCCATGTGGCGGAGGCATTGAGTTACCGGGCGCGGACCGACCGCGCGACGGTAATTCAATCAGCGTAA
- a CDS encoding 3'-5' exonuclease produces the protein MNFVSSNPLPNQIEAEQSGNILESRVDAYFSADVETDGPIPGPFSILSFALVYAGSFDGKAFSRPQDYHKNIYRELKPISNNFEADALQVNGLDRDLLVKNGENPETAMTEAFKWITKVAGHANPVLVAYPLSFDWSWLYWYFVRFCPNGSPFGYSRCFDIKTAVAVKSKLPISQAGRSRLPNHLIPASRHTHHALDDAIEQAEIFANVFQWEER, from the coding sequence ATGAATTTTGTGAGCTCAAACCCACTTCCTAATCAGATTGAAGCTGAGCAATCGGGCAACATCTTGGAGAGCAGGGTGGACGCATATTTTTCCGCGGACGTTGAAACTGATGGTCCTATTCCCGGCCCTTTCTCAATTTTGTCGTTCGCCCTTGTTTATGCCGGCTCCTTTGATGGGAAAGCATTTTCTCGGCCTCAGGATTACCATAAGAATATTTATCGAGAGCTGAAGCCAATCTCCAATAATTTCGAGGCTGATGCATTGCAGGTTAATGGTTTAGATCGCGATTTACTTGTTAAAAATGGTGAAAATCCCGAAACCGCTATGACAGAGGCGTTTAAATGGATAACAAAAGTTGCTGGACACGCAAATCCAGTCTTAGTTGCATATCCGTTAAGCTTTGATTGGTCTTGGCTATATTGGTATTTTGTTCGATTTTGTCCCAACGGATCGCCCTTTGGCTATTCTCGCTGTTTTGACATTAAAACCGCAGTTGCGGTTAAAAGTAAACTCCCAATCTCTCAGGCTGGTCGTTCACGTCTTCCGAATCATCTGATTCCAGCTTCACGTCATACTCACCATGCTTTAGATGATGCAATTGAGCAGGCGGAGATATTTGCTAACGTGTTCCAATGGGAGGAAAGATGA